From a single Anomaloglossus baeobatrachus isolate aAnoBae1 chromosome 4, aAnoBae1.hap1, whole genome shotgun sequence genomic region:
- the LOC142303031 gene encoding olfactory receptor 5V1-like gives MNLGWNLSSVNEFFIVGFENLQNFRIILFLILLLIYTAILAGNLLIILLVSTTTCLQIPMYLFLSQLSLSDIILTSTICPNTLHVIFNGGATISKVGCITQLFAFSMSMLTECLLLTVMSYDRYVAICKPMHYVTTIDFNVCIRLISFCWASGFLLTILATVLIFCLDFCGSNLVVNHFFCDLGPLLQLSCSDTSVLEILVVILSTHEMTILTMFIFSTYVHIIRSIQKISTTTGKEKAFSTCSSHLTVVCMCFGSLIAIYVFPFGKKSSTINKILSLLYTVVTPLLNPIIYSLKNQEIRVTIMKRFNQLRQILSSN, from the coding sequence ATGAATCTGGGATGGAATCTGTCATCGGTCAATGAGTTCTTCATTGTGGGCTTCGAGAATCTACAGAATTTCCGGATTATTCTCTTTCTAATTCTTCTTCTGATCTACACGGCCATCTTAGCTGGAAACCTATTGATCATCTTATTGGTATCAACCACAACTTGTCTCCAGATCCCCATGTACTTATTCCTCAGTCAGCTGTCCTTATCAGATATTATACTCACCTCAACCATTTGCCCAAACACTCTTCATGTCATTTTTaatggcggtgccaccatctcaaagGTTGGCTGCATAACCCAGTTATTTGCATTTTCAATGTCCATGCTAACTGAGTGTCTTCTTCTAACGGTCATGTCCTATGATAGATATGTCGCCATCTGTAAACCTATGCATTATGTTACTACTATAGATTTTAATGTTTGCATCCGATTAATTTCCTTTTGTTGGGCTTCAGGTTTTCTTCTGACCATCCTAGCCACTGTCCTGATCTTCTGTCTTGACTTCTGCGGCTCAAATCTTGTTGTGAACCATTTCTTCTGTGATCTTGGACCTCTTTTGCAACTGTCCTGCTCAGATACATCTGTTCTGGAAATATTAGTAGTGATTTTATCCACCCATGAAATGACCATTTTAACCATGTTCATCTTCTCCACCTATGTCCACATTATTCGCTCTATACAGAAGATATCAACAACAACAGGTAAAGAGAAAGCCTTCTCCACGTGCTCCTCCCATCTGACTGTAGTTTGCATGTGTTTCGGATCACTCATTGCCATCTACGTGTTTCCATTTGGAAAAAAATCATCTACCATCAACAAAATCTTGTCCTTACTCTACACTGTGGTGACTCCATTATTAAACCCCATCATCTACAGCCTGAAAAACCAAGAAATCAGAGTCACCATCATGAAAAGATTCAACCAGCTGAGGCAAATCTTATCATCAAATTAG